The Thermodesulfobacteriota bacterium sequence AAACCTGCTTCGGGCCATTAAGTACCGTAGCCACCAGATTATATTGAGACCGATCCGAAGATAATAAAAAATGGAACTAGACAAAACCATCAAAGAAAGGCGAGCAATCAGGAAATACAAGGTAAAGGGAATCCCCGATTCGGTTGTGATAGAGTTGCTGGACTTGGCTAGGTATGCGCCCTCTTCTCTTAACGGCCAGCCGTGGCACTTTATCGTCGTTAAAAAAGATGAGACCAAAAAACGAATGTCAGAGTTAAAGAACAAATACTGCCCGCCGGAAAAAAGGGCTTACAAAGCAGATTTCCTACAGAATGCACCCGTACTCATAGTAGTCTGTGTTGATAGGCAAAGATCGTATGGCCGGGAAGTAGAAAATGGCGTTCTAGCCGCAGCTAATATACTCATGGCAGCAGGCAGCAGAGGCTTAGGGTCTGTATATATGACCGCATATAACACTGAAGAGCCAAGGATGTCCGAAGAAATTAAGCGGATTCTGGCTATACCTCAACACGTTGACCCCATTGCCATCATTCCGTTAGGCTATCCGGATGAAACACCGGAGACCAAAGAACTCCGACCGCTTGAGGAAATAATCCACTATGAAACATTCTAAACCGAATTTCGATAAATGCATCGATACAAGATATGATTCCCAAACTAGTATGGTGTGTAGATATAGAAACGCACTCCGGTTTGAAAGGTCTGATGAGGAAGATTTCCTTTACAAAGAACTGCTCAAAGAAACGAGTATAAAGGAAGGAGCAAGAATATTTCCTCATCTCGTATACAAAGGGGTTGAAATCCACATCCTAGATGAAACCTCTTTGATGCATACTAAAACTATAAAGTCTATCGACGGATGCATTACCATTGCCAAATGTAAACTAAAGGGCTATGGTCGGGTGGTTTTCGAGTCTGGCGGAAATACCGGAACTGCTCTAACCGAATATGGCCAAAAAGCGGGCCTGGAAACATTCTTTTTTATTCCAGAGGAGAACCTCTATTTACTAGACAGCAGAGTGTTTGCACCTAAAAGAGCGCATCTGATTTCGGTTGTCGAACCCAAACTCGTCAAAAGAGCTGCTCATTTATTTGAACTATCCAATGGTCTTAAGCATATTCCTCAGACCGCTTGGCGGTATGAGGCTTCCAAATTTAGGGGTTTTTTCATCCTAGAATACCTGCTTGAGGGAAAAAAGTTCGATTGGATAGCTCAAGCCATAAGCGCAGCCTTCGGTCCTATTGGGATTTATCTGGTATTAATGGATTTTGTAGAGGAAATCGGATGCCTGCCCAAGTTCT is a genomic window containing:
- a CDS encoding nitroreductase family protein — its product is MELDKTIKERRAIRKYKVKGIPDSVVIELLDLARYAPSSLNGQPWHFIVVKKDETKKRMSELKNKYCPPEKRAYKADFLQNAPVLIVVCVDRQRSYGREVENGVLAAANILMAAGSRGLGSVYMTAYNTEEPRMSEEIKRILAIPQHVDPIAIIPLGYPDETPETKELRPLEEIIHYETF